From one Streptomyces sp. CA-210063 genomic stretch:
- a CDS encoding DUF6214 family protein, protein MSVRPAWEVQEQDGATAWFNARLAFPDGAEVEMLAVVCEGRLSLEDVRAEPPLSLDDLAELADWIEGPLFEACGTAPEVFDEELSESSYGPGRRARPAWPRGVEGRRLVAEEYLAAQRAGYDPVLAVMCATGHSRRKSLRLIAGARDEGLLGPRHARR, encoded by the coding sequence GTGTCCGTGCGGCCCGCCTGGGAGGTGCAGGAGCAGGACGGGGCCACGGCCTGGTTCAACGCCCGGCTCGCCTTCCCGGACGGGGCCGAGGTCGAGATGCTCGCCGTGGTCTGCGAGGGGCGGCTGTCCCTCGAGGACGTGCGCGCCGAGCCGCCGCTGTCCCTGGACGACCTGGCGGAGCTGGCCGACTGGATCGAGGGCCCGCTGTTCGAGGCGTGCGGCACCGCGCCCGAGGTCTTCGACGAGGAGCTGTCGGAGTCGTCGTACGGACCCGGCCGCCGGGCGAGGCCCGCGTGGCCGCGTGGTGTGGAGGGGCGGCGGCTGGTGGCCGAGGAGTACCTCGCGGCGCAGCGGGCGGGCTACGACCCGGTGCTCGCGGTGATGTGCGCGACCGGGCACAGCCGCCGCAAGTCGCTCCGGCTGATCGCCGGGGCGCGTGACGAGGGCCTGCTCGGCCCTCGTCACGCCCGGCGCTGA
- a CDS encoding DUF305 domain-containing protein, whose amino-acid sequence MLVRRTSRAPLVTASLTAALLALAGCDSGSDAAPDGGSARSSGPAVIAPGKPGEAAQTLSPEEVEKQRAEDDSPNSADRDYARMMIEHHTQALEMTELAPERAKSTQVKRLAERISAAQKPEIAAMEGWLKSNDGDGRGTSHDHEAMPGMATEDQLKELGTLDGEKFDQLFLKLMIIHHEGAITMATDVKAQGNNILIEEMADDVIAQQTTEISRMRDLTA is encoded by the coding sequence GTGCTCGTTCGCCGCACATCCCGCGCGCCGCTGGTCACGGCCTCGCTGACGGCCGCTCTGCTGGCGCTGGCGGGCTGCGACTCGGGGTCGGACGCGGCCCCGGACGGCGGTTCCGCCCGGTCGAGCGGGCCCGCGGTGATCGCTCCCGGAAAACCCGGTGAGGCGGCTCAAACCCTCTCGCCGGAAGAAGTCGAGAAGCAGCGCGCCGAGGACGACTCGCCGAATTCCGCGGACCGCGACTATGCGCGCATGATGATCGAGCATCACACCCAGGCCCTGGAAATGACCGAACTCGCCCCCGAGCGGGCGAAGTCGACTCAGGTGAAGCGGCTCGCCGAGCGCATCTCGGCCGCCCAGAAGCCGGAGATCGCGGCCATGGAGGGCTGGCTGAAGTCCAACGACGGTGACGGGCGGGGAACTTCGCACGACCACGAGGCGATGCCCGGCATGGCGACGGAGGACCAGCTGAAGGAACTCGGCACGCTCGACGGGGAGAAGTTCGACCAGCTCTTCCTGAAGCTGATGATCATCCATCACGAGGGGGCGATCACGATGGCCACGGATGTGAAGGCGCAGGGCAACAACATCCTGATCGAGGAGATGGCCGACGACGTGATCGCCCAGCAGACGACCGAGATCAGCCGGATGCGCGACCTGACGGCGTGA
- a CDS encoding LVIVD repeat-containing protein has translation MTLLNNLRTRRRRLGVAATAAGLLAALLTAGPAAATPDPGDSPATQKEVSKSDAAEARASIAAGEIPGKDEIVHSANIQHLTNIPKEALPGTNSDLAFQGKYAFSGNYDGFRIFDISNPKAPKTVAQVLCPGSQNDISVSGDLLFLSTDSSRSDNSCNSTTQPVTEKSSWEGMKIFDISDKANPKYVAAVETACGSHTHTLVPERKNVYVYVSSYSPNATFPDCQPPHDGISIIKVPRKSPEKAAVVGFPVLFPGEGADGGGNPGSPTNPGVSKTTGCHDITVLPSKDLAAGACMGDGILFSIKDPENPKIIDQVQDNVNFAFWHSATFNQKANKVVFTDELGGGGAATCNEAIGPNRGADGIYDIVGKGDNRKLVFKSYYKIPRHQAATENCVAHNGSLIPVLGKDIMVQAWYQGGVSVWDFTNSAKPKEIAYFERGPISTDTLVGGGAWSAYYYNGYIYSNDIAKGFDVLKINDRRTDPAKWVHLRELNVQTQPDYFGW, from the coding sequence GTGACCCTGTTGAACAACCTTCGGACGCGGCGCAGACGTCTGGGTGTCGCCGCGACTGCGGCCGGCCTCCTGGCCGCGTTACTCACGGCCGGGCCGGCGGCCGCGACCCCCGACCCGGGGGACTCGCCCGCCACGCAGAAGGAGGTCTCCAAGAGCGACGCCGCCGAGGCGCGGGCGTCGATAGCCGCCGGCGAGATCCCCGGCAAGGACGAGATCGTCCACTCCGCCAACATCCAGCACCTGACGAACATCCCGAAGGAGGCGCTGCCCGGCACCAACTCCGACCTCGCCTTCCAGGGCAAGTACGCCTTCTCCGGCAACTACGACGGCTTCCGTATCTTCGACATCAGCAACCCGAAGGCTCCGAAGACGGTCGCCCAGGTGCTCTGCCCGGGCTCGCAGAACGACATCTCCGTCTCCGGCGACCTGCTCTTCCTCTCCACCGACTCCTCGCGCAGTGACAACTCCTGCAACAGCACCACGCAGCCCGTGACCGAGAAGTCGTCGTGGGAGGGCATGAAGATCTTCGACATCAGCGACAAGGCGAACCCGAAGTACGTCGCCGCTGTCGAGACCGCCTGTGGCTCACACACCCACACGCTGGTGCCCGAGCGCAAGAACGTCTACGTATACGTCTCCTCGTACTCGCCGAACGCCACGTTCCCCGACTGTCAGCCGCCGCACGACGGCATCTCGATCATCAAGGTGCCGCGCAAGTCCCCCGAGAAGGCGGCCGTGGTGGGCTTCCCGGTCCTCTTCCCCGGTGAGGGCGCGGACGGCGGCGGCAACCCGGGTTCGCCCACGAACCCCGGCGTCTCCAAGACCACCGGCTGCCACGACATCACGGTGCTGCCGTCGAAGGACCTCGCCGCCGGCGCGTGCATGGGTGACGGCATCCTCTTCTCCATCAAGGACCCGGAGAACCCGAAGATCATCGACCAGGTCCAGGACAACGTGAACTTCGCGTTCTGGCACTCGGCCACCTTCAACCAGAAGGCGAACAAGGTGGTCTTCACCGACGAGTTGGGCGGTGGCGGCGCGGCCACCTGCAACGAGGCGATCGGGCCGAACCGCGGTGCCGACGGCATCTACGACATCGTCGGCAAGGGCGACAACCGGAAGCTCGTCTTCAAGAGCTACTACAAGATCCCCCGCCACCAGGCGGCCACCGAGAACTGCGTCGCCCACAACGGCTCGCTGATCCCGGTGTTGGGCAAGGACATCATGGTCCAGGCCTGGTACCAGGGCGGTGTCTCGGTCTGGGACTTCACCAACTCCGCCAAGCCCAAGGAGATCGCCTACTTCGAGCGCGGTCCGATCTCCACCGACACCCTCGTCGGTGGCGGCGCGTGGTCGGCGTACTACTACAACGGCTACATCTACTCGAACGACATCGCGAAGGGCTTCGACGTCCTGAAGATCAATGACCGACGCACGGACCCGGCCAAGTGGGTCCACCTGCGCGAGCTGAATGTGCAGACGCAGCCGGACTACTTCGGCTGGTAG
- a CDS encoding TetR/AcrR family transcriptional regulator, with amino-acid sequence MSPRSASVNEELRRRSRERLLQAAVELVDERGYEATTLADIADRAGSARGLVSYYFPGKRRLVQSAVHRLMHRTLEEALEREPRGADGRERMARAIDAILRLARDRPVLMRQHMAGMMQSPQGFVQCPEQQRLRDLLWDTVTRYGSTDPDTDYPLLRALLMGAVYAMVLPNVPLPPTTLRTELFRRYGLDWESGVPPVPEGPGGTGDRDLSRFFYQPK; translated from the coding sequence ATGTCCCCGCGCAGCGCCTCGGTCAATGAAGAGTTGCGGCGGCGTTCCCGGGAGCGACTGCTGCAGGCCGCCGTCGAGTTGGTGGACGAGCGGGGCTATGAGGCGACGACGCTCGCGGACATCGCGGACCGCGCCGGCTCGGCGCGCGGACTGGTGTCGTACTACTTCCCGGGCAAGCGCCGGCTCGTCCAGTCGGCCGTGCACCGGCTGATGCACCGGACGCTGGAGGAGGCGCTGGAGCGCGAGCCGCGCGGGGCGGACGGGCGGGAGCGGATGGCCCGGGCCATCGACGCGATCCTCCGACTGGCCCGGGACCGGCCGGTGCTGATGCGCCAGCACATGGCCGGGATGATGCAGAGCCCCCAGGGCTTCGTCCAGTGCCCCGAGCAGCAGCGGCTGCGTGACCTGCTGTGGGACACGGTCACCCGGTACGGCTCCACCGACCCGGACACCGACTACCCGCTGCTGCGGGCCCTGTTGATGGGCGCCGTGTACGCGATGGTGCTGCCGAACGTACCGCTGCCCCCGACCACCCTGCGGACCGAATTGTTCCGGCGCTACGGGCTGGACTGGGAGTCGGGTGTCCCGCCGGTCCCCGAAGGGCCCGGCGGGACGGGCGACAGGGATCTGTCGCGGTTCTTCTACCAGCCGAAGTAG
- a CDS encoding HAD family hydrolase translates to MTIEGVLFDFSGTLFRVESTESWLRAALADAGLALPEPELVRAAEALERAGALPGGAFPVEPPTGALGELWAVRDRSAEQHRAAYTGLSRRVALPDPVLHDALYDRHMTPPAWSPYPDAADVLASLRARGVAVGVVSNIGWDPRPVFRAHGLDPYIDAYVLSYEHGVQKPDPRLFALACEALGVDARDTLMVGDDRRADGGAAALGCGVHFVDHLPAAQRPDGLRPVLELVG, encoded by the coding sequence ATGACGATCGAAGGGGTGCTGTTCGACTTCTCCGGGACCCTCTTCCGCGTGGAGTCCACCGAGTCCTGGCTCCGTGCGGCCCTGGCGGACGCCGGTCTCGCCCTGCCCGAGCCGGAGTTGGTCCGGGCGGCCGAGGCCCTGGAGCGGGCGGGCGCGCTGCCGGGCGGGGCGTTCCCCGTGGAACCGCCGACGGGCGCACTGGGTGAGCTGTGGGCGGTGCGGGACCGGAGCGCCGAACAGCACCGGGCCGCGTACACGGGCCTCTCCCGACGGGTGGCACTCCCCGACCCCGTGCTCCACGACGCGCTGTACGACCGCCATATGACGCCGCCCGCCTGGAGCCCCTACCCGGACGCCGCCGACGTCCTCGCCTCCCTGCGGGCACGCGGGGTGGCCGTCGGTGTGGTGAGCAACATCGGCTGGGATCCGCGGCCGGTGTTCCGCGCGCACGGCCTCGACCCGTACATCGACGCGTATGTGCTGTCCTACGAGCACGGCGTCCAGAAGCCGGACCCGCGACTGTTCGCCCTCGCCTGCGAGGCGCTGGGCGTCGACGCGCGGGACACCCTGATGGTCGGCGACGACCGGCGGGCCGACGGTGGTGCGGCGGCGCTGGGGTGCGGGGTGCACTTCGTGGACCATCTGCCCGCGGCTCAGCGGCCGGACGGACTGCGGCCGGTGCTGGAGCTGGTGGGCTAG
- a CDS encoding phosphatase PAP2 family protein, which translates to MHTPTVDAPPHRPSTTRTARVAAAFAAPSVLLLVLVALSWGPLMSLDESIAHTTHRWAVAESGMTHAFRILTDWVWDPVTMRLLAAATAIWLVWRHREWWLATWLAVTSAAGTAVQQGLKAAVGRERPAWPDPVDSAHYAAFPSGHAMTATVVFGLLLWLLHLYGAGRVLMRTALAVAVVSVVGVGVTRIWLGVHWASDVLGGWLLGGLTIALAVLTFEKWRGPTRT; encoded by the coding sequence ATGCACACCCCCACCGTCGACGCGCCGCCCCACCGGCCGTCGACCACCCGTACCGCCCGCGTCGCCGCGGCCTTCGCGGCACCCTCCGTCCTGCTGCTCGTCCTGGTCGCGCTCTCCTGGGGGCCGCTCATGTCGCTGGACGAGAGCATCGCGCACACCACGCACCGATGGGCCGTCGCCGAATCGGGCATGACCCACGCGTTCCGCATCCTGACGGACTGGGTCTGGGACCCGGTGACGATGCGCCTGCTGGCCGCGGCCACCGCGATCTGGCTGGTGTGGCGCCACAGAGAGTGGTGGCTCGCCACCTGGCTGGCGGTCACCAGCGCGGCCGGTACGGCGGTGCAACAGGGTCTGAAGGCGGCCGTGGGCCGGGAGCGGCCCGCGTGGCCCGACCCCGTCGACTCCGCCCACTACGCCGCGTTCCCCTCGGGCCACGCCATGACGGCCACGGTCGTCTTCGGCCTGCTGCTCTGGCTCCTCCATCTGTACGGCGCCGGCCGCGTCCTCATGCGGACGGCCCTGGCGGTGGCCGTGGTCTCCGTCGTCGGCGTCGGGGTGACCCGGATCTGGCTCGGCGTGCACTGGGCGTCGGACGTGCTGGGCGGCTGGCTCCTGGGCGGGCTGACCATCGCGCTGGCGGTGCTGACGTTCGAGAAGTGGCGTGGTCCGACGCGTACTTGA
- a CDS encoding M56 family metallopeptidase, whose product MMVPGALLLLGALIAVVAPRLLARADWPDREPVVALWVWQCVVAAVLLCCALSMALSAAAAWTAVRGRVFAPAPPAVVEAYALGTGGSWAVTTAVLLACGGLWTGAMLVREVVRARRQRHRRHAEILLRSPLLPGEEPDGDRLVVVEGERPDAWWMPGPVPRLVITTAALRRLKGRQVDAVVAHEQGHARARHHWLLHCSAALAGGFPRVPVFAAFREEMHRLVELAADDTASRRHGRLSIALALVGLNEDRGVFGPCPTPEDHVPQRVHRLLAPPERLTPARRLRLTACAALVPVVPVVVAFIPGLRALGGA is encoded by the coding sequence ATGATGGTCCCCGGGGCGTTGCTGCTGCTCGGCGCGTTGATCGCCGTCGTCGCCCCGCGGCTGCTCGCCCGGGCCGACTGGCCGGACCGTGAACCGGTGGTCGCCCTGTGGGTGTGGCAGTGTGTCGTGGCGGCCGTACTGCTGTGCTGCGCACTGTCGATGGCCCTGAGCGCGGCCGCCGCCTGGACGGCGGTGCGCGGGCGGGTGTTCGCGCCCGCGCCGCCGGCGGTCGTGGAGGCGTACGCGCTGGGCACCGGGGGCTCCTGGGCCGTGACCACCGCCGTGCTCCTCGCCTGCGGCGGTCTGTGGACCGGGGCGATGCTGGTCCGCGAGGTCGTGCGGGCCCGGCGGCAGCGGCATCGGCGCCACGCCGAAATCCTGTTGCGCTCCCCCCTGCTGCCCGGCGAGGAGCCGGACGGCGACCGGCTCGTGGTGGTGGAGGGCGAACGGCCAGACGCGTGGTGGATGCCCGGTCCGGTGCCCCGACTGGTCATCACCACGGCCGCGTTGCGCCGGCTGAAGGGGCGGCAGGTGGACGCGGTGGTCGCCCATGAGCAGGGGCACGCGCGGGCGCGCCACCACTGGCTGCTGCACTGTTCGGCGGCGCTGGCGGGCGGGTTCCCGCGGGTGCCGGTGTTCGCCGCGTTCCGTGAGGAGATGCACCGCCTGGTCGAACTCGCCGCCGACGACACGGCCTCCCGTCGCCACGGGCGCCTCAGCATCGCCCTGGCGCTCGTCGGCCTCAACGAGGACCGGGGTGTGTTCGGGCCCTGTCCGACGCCCGAGGACCATGTGCCGCAGCGGGTCCACCGGCTGCTCGCTCCCCCGGAACGGCTCACTCCCGCGCGGCGGCTGCGGCTGACCGCGTGCGCGGCTCTGGTGCCGGTCGTGCCGGTGGTGGTGGCTTTCATCCCGGGGTTGCGGGCACTCGGTGGGGCGTGA
- a CDS encoding DUF5134 domain-containing protein, with protein sequence MHGPMSPGWLLVALCAVSGGYCLLRMRSAVEEQRRAAGGEALMGFGMAVMAVPAAAVAPPRWAWLTYTLVFGVAAVRALWSARTSPHHLHHLVGALAMVYMAATMAASPGGGHGGAGPPLVTGVLLVYFTGYVLWAGVRLIPVPAAVGARVVASRATGWGDRPELARACRLSMGIGMLAMLLTV encoded by the coding sequence GTGCACGGACCGATGTCGCCCGGCTGGCTGCTGGTCGCGCTGTGCGCGGTGAGCGGGGGCTACTGCCTGCTGCGGATGCGCAGCGCCGTCGAGGAGCAGCGCCGGGCCGCGGGCGGCGAGGCGCTGATGGGATTCGGCATGGCCGTGATGGCCGTGCCCGCCGCGGCCGTGGCGCCACCGCGCTGGGCCTGGCTCACGTACACCCTCGTGTTCGGCGTGGCCGCCGTGCGCGCCCTGTGGTCGGCCCGGACGAGCCCGCATCATCTGCATCACCTGGTGGGCGCGCTGGCGATGGTCTACATGGCGGCCACGATGGCGGCCTCGCCCGGCGGCGGCCACGGCGGCGCGGGACCGCCCCTGGTGACCGGGGTGCTGCTGGTGTACTTCACCGGCTATGTGCTCTGGGCGGGCGTCCGGCTCATCCCCGTACCGGCGGCGGTGGGGGCGCGGGTCGTGGCGTCCCGGGCGACCGGCTGGGGCGACCGGCCCGAGTTGGCACGAGCCTGCCGGCTCTCCATGGGCATCGGGATGCTGGCCATGCTGCTGACGGTCTGA
- a CDS encoding FUSC family protein, with protein MSSVRPPRARRLPLSGVLRVNRPSEIWFKPALSVVVATAPPNLTLLALDRLDLAMYTMAGSLCALYAHNRPYAARAGVLARVVLGMVGGLAVALVTASLTANAAVLVTVGALLAAAQKALCDVSRIGPPANVIFTFVTSAALFVPQGLAQVPGHLAASAVAGLWAWLVCMAPGLARPHGPERRATAQALNAVAAHIEAAHPERPGARTAATTAVHTAWQTLLSAGARTEPRRALEALLVRAEVALAAPADADPGRLRAWARELRGTGRLPRAAAPAEAADELLDVECRRAGGRAPLWSRLGPLTPIAVRTAVGCALAGYASLAIGVGRPYWALVTAASLYQANLTLTWNRGVQRVVGNLAGLSAFAALVPLAHLGPAALVLCCLALSFGAEALISRNYWLGTICVTPMALLVTEFVRLENPGELITDRLLDTLVGVLVGFLAAVAVTNRRAGDRVEHDLAAVERAREHTVRIAADPNAAPGALGAARRALAGALVELRATSDAAAGEWWQRARPSERVTHAEQAGHRTLAATVRRHGFQASEGARA; from the coding sequence ATGAGCAGCGTCAGACCTCCCCGTGCCCGTCGGCTTCCGCTCTCCGGTGTCCTGCGGGTGAACCGGCCCTCCGAGATCTGGTTCAAGCCCGCGCTGAGCGTGGTCGTCGCGACCGCCCCGCCCAACCTGACGCTGCTGGCCCTCGACCGCCTCGACCTGGCGATGTACACGATGGCCGGGTCCCTGTGCGCGCTCTACGCCCACAACCGGCCGTACGCGGCCCGCGCCGGAGTCCTCGCACGGGTGGTGCTCGGCATGGTCGGCGGCCTCGCGGTCGCCCTGGTCACCGCCTCGCTCACCGCGAACGCGGCGGTGCTGGTCACCGTCGGCGCGCTGCTGGCCGCCGCGCAGAAAGCGCTCTGCGACGTGAGCCGGATCGGGCCGCCCGCCAACGTCATCTTCACCTTCGTCACCTCGGCGGCCCTCTTCGTACCGCAGGGCCTCGCCCAGGTCCCCGGCCATCTCGCGGCGTCCGCCGTGGCAGGCCTGTGGGCGTGGCTCGTCTGCATGGCCCCCGGCCTCGCACGACCGCACGGGCCGGAACGCCGCGCCACCGCACAGGCCCTGAACGCGGTGGCCGCCCACATCGAGGCGGCGCACCCCGAGCGGCCGGGGGCCCGCACGGCCGCCACGACCGCCGTGCACACCGCCTGGCAGACACTGCTCTCCGCAGGCGCCCGGACCGAGCCCCGGCGCGCCCTCGAAGCGCTCCTGGTCCGCGCCGAGGTCGCCCTCGCCGCGCCCGCCGACGCCGACCCCGGCCGACTGCGCGCCTGGGCGCGGGAACTGCGCGGCACCGGACGCCTCCCGCGGGCCGCCGCCCCGGCTGAGGCGGCCGACGAACTGCTCGACGTGGAGTGCCGACGCGCGGGCGGACGGGCCCCGTTGTGGAGCAGGCTCGGCCCGCTCACCCCCATCGCCGTACGCACCGCGGTCGGCTGCGCCCTCGCCGGGTACGCCTCCCTCGCGATCGGTGTCGGCCGCCCCTACTGGGCCCTGGTCACCGCCGCCTCGCTCTACCAGGCGAACCTCACCCTCACCTGGAACCGCGGCGTGCAGCGCGTCGTCGGCAACCTCGCCGGTCTGTCGGCCTTCGCCGCCCTGGTCCCGCTCGCCCACCTCGGCCCGGCGGCGCTCGTCCTGTGCTGCCTCGCCCTCAGCTTCGGCGCCGAGGCGCTGATCAGCCGCAACTACTGGCTCGGCACGATCTGCGTGACACCGATGGCCCTGCTCGTCACCGAGTTCGTCCGCCTCGAGAACCCGGGTGAGCTGATCACCGACCGGCTCCTCGACACCCTCGTCGGCGTCCTGGTCGGCTTCCTCGCGGCGGTCGCCGTCACCAACCGGCGTGCCGGAGACCGTGTCGAACACGACCTCGCCGCCGTGGAGCGCGCCCGCGAGCACACGGTCCGCATCGCCGCCGACCCGAACGCCGCGCCCGGCGCACTGGGCGCCGCCCGCCGTGCCCTCGCCGGTGCCCTCGTCGAACTGCGCGCCACCAGCGACGCCGCGGCGGGCGAATGGTGGCAACGCGCACGGCCGTCGGAGCGGGTGACGCACGCCGAGCAGGCCGGACACCGTACGCTCGCGGCGACGGTACGACGGCACGGGTTCCAGGCATCGGAGGGCGCACGGGCATGA
- a CDS encoding MarR family winged helix-turn-helix transcriptional regulator, producing MTAGNGRTATGSGATLGDTVAKVVRQWQTVHPGLDTAPMEIIGRVNRCAALLQQAEDAPLRRAGLTRPEFDVLGTLRRTGHELTPSEIARETFASGAAVTKRLKLLTERELVERRGDARDRRVAHVRLTDAGRDLVDSVLPEQLAYETAVLSGVDSDDRRELAVLLGELLIQLEGRLGLPRA from the coding sequence ATGACGGCAGGCAACGGGCGGACGGCGACGGGGAGCGGCGCGACTCTCGGGGACACGGTCGCCAAGGTGGTGCGCCAGTGGCAGACGGTGCACCCCGGTCTCGACACCGCACCGATGGAGATCATCGGCCGCGTCAACCGCTGCGCCGCGCTCCTCCAACAGGCCGAGGACGCCCCGCTGCGCCGCGCCGGGCTCACCCGCCCCGAGTTCGACGTCCTCGGCACCCTGCGCCGCACGGGCCACGAGCTGACCCCCAGTGAGATCGCCCGGGAGACCTTCGCCTCCGGCGCCGCCGTGACCAAACGCCTCAAGCTGCTCACCGAGCGCGAACTGGTCGAGCGACGCGGCGACGCCCGCGACCGCCGCGTCGCCCACGTCCGCCTGACCGACGCCGGCCGCGACCTCGTGGACAGCGTCCTGCCGGAGCAACTGGCCTACGAGACGGCCGTCCTGTCCGGTGTCGACTCCGACGACCGCCGCGAACTCGCGGTACTCCTGGGGGAGCTGCTGATCCAGCTGGAGGGCCGACTGGGCCTGCCGCGCGCCTAG
- a CDS encoding aldo/keto reductase — MRYTLFGRTGLRVSELAFGTMTFGWGAVDLDASRPLLDAYADAGGNFVDTANNYSEGTSETIVGKLLEGRRDRFVLASKYTCATSADDVNSAGNHRKSLVRSVEASLERLRTDRLDVLWVHARDDFTPVDEVMRALDDLVRSGKVLYVGVSDWPAWEIAQANTLAELRGWTAFAGSQLRYNLLERTPERELLPQARGFDMAVFAWAPLAAGKLTGKYRRGETGRLGDDGAAADPREDAVVDAVLEIAEQGGWSPAQVALTWLLGRPGAIVPIVGATSERQLADNLGCVDVRLDADAIARLDEVSAPSLGFPHDFLREPVIRENVYGARWADIRNPRARAR; from the coding sequence GTGCGTTACACACTGTTCGGCAGGACCGGCCTGCGCGTGAGTGAACTGGCCTTCGGGACCATGACGTTCGGCTGGGGAGCCGTGGACCTCGACGCGAGCCGGCCACTCCTCGACGCCTACGCGGACGCCGGCGGCAACTTCGTCGACACGGCGAACAACTACTCCGAGGGCACCTCGGAGACCATCGTCGGCAAGCTCCTCGAAGGCCGCCGCGACCGGTTCGTGCTGGCCAGCAAGTACACCTGCGCGACCAGCGCGGACGACGTGAACTCTGCGGGCAACCACCGAAAGAGCCTTGTGCGGTCGGTGGAGGCGAGCCTGGAACGGCTGCGCACCGACCGGCTCGACGTCCTGTGGGTGCACGCGCGGGACGACTTCACGCCGGTCGACGAGGTGATGCGGGCCCTCGACGACCTCGTACGGTCCGGGAAGGTGCTCTACGTCGGCGTGTCCGACTGGCCCGCGTGGGAGATCGCGCAGGCCAACACCCTGGCCGAGCTGCGGGGCTGGACCGCGTTCGCGGGCTCGCAGCTGCGCTACAACCTGCTGGAGCGCACCCCGGAGCGTGAACTGCTGCCGCAGGCACGGGGGTTCGACATGGCGGTGTTCGCGTGGGCGCCGCTGGCGGCCGGGAAACTGACCGGCAAGTACCGGCGCGGCGAGACGGGGCGGCTCGGCGACGACGGGGCCGCTGCGGACCCCCGGGAGGACGCCGTGGTCGACGCCGTGCTGGAGATCGCCGAGCAGGGTGGCTGGAGCCCGGCGCAGGTGGCCCTGACCTGGCTGCTCGGCCGCCCCGGCGCCATCGTGCCGATCGTCGGCGCCACCAGCGAGCGCCAGCTCGCGGACAACCTGGGATGCGTCGACGTACGCCTCGACGCGGACGCGATCGCCCGCCTGGACGAGGTGAGCGCACCCTCCCTGGGCTTCCCGCACGACTTCCTGCGCGAGCCCGTGATCCGGGAGAACGTGTACGGCGCCCGCTGGGCCGACATCCGCAACCCGCGCGCCAGGGCCCGCTAG
- a CDS encoding VOC family protein, translating to MKLDEPVTGGPCWAELGTSDLEAAKRFYTELFGWRPETDPRQEAGGYSVAHLGDAAVAALSPLYQESQPVAWNVSFAVRDADAAAEAVRAAGGSIVLEPMDVFDIGRFAVALDPGGAAFQLWQARTFPGAGLFNAPGALGWVELLTRAPEQAKTFYTAVFGWSVNASEHYTQWGIEGADFGGMITMDEKFPHEVPSHWLPYFAVEDVDDTARIATEAGGTILMEPTSVPEGPRIAVLRDLQGAMFGVYLAGEEG from the coding sequence ATGAAGCTCGACGAGCCGGTGACCGGCGGGCCCTGCTGGGCCGAGCTGGGGACCAGCGACCTGGAGGCGGCGAAGCGGTTCTACACCGAGCTGTTCGGCTGGCGTCCGGAGACCGATCCGCGCCAGGAGGCAGGCGGCTACAGCGTCGCGCACCTCGGTGACGCGGCCGTCGCCGCCCTCAGCCCGCTGTACCAGGAGTCACAGCCGGTGGCGTGGAACGTGTCGTTCGCGGTGCGCGACGCGGACGCGGCGGCCGAAGCGGTACGGGCGGCCGGCGGGAGCATCGTGCTGGAGCCCATGGACGTCTTCGACATCGGGCGGTTCGCGGTGGCCCTCGACCCGGGCGGCGCGGCCTTCCAGCTGTGGCAGGCGCGGACCTTCCCCGGCGCCGGGCTGTTCAACGCGCCCGGCGCGCTCGGCTGGGTGGAGCTGCTGACCCGCGCGCCGGAGCAGGCCAAGACCTTCTACACGGCGGTGTTCGGCTGGAGCGTCAACGCCTCCGAGCACTACACGCAGTGGGGCATCGAGGGCGCCGACTTCGGCGGCATGATCACCATGGACGAGAAGTTCCCGCACGAGGTGCCCTCGCACTGGCTGCCCTACTTCGCCGTCGAGGACGTCGACGACACGGCCCGGATCGCCACCGAGGCGGGCGGCACCATCCTCATGGAGCCCACCTCGGTACCGGAGGGGCCGCGCATCGCGGTGCTGCGGGACCTCCAAGGGGCCATGTTCGGCGTGTACTTGGCGGGCGAGGAAGGCTGA
- a CDS encoding VOC family protein, translated as MIHVLSSRTLLRPTDPERSRVFYGEKLGLPVYREFGTGDRRGVVYFLGGGFLEVAGRSETPPSPALKLWLQVADVSVAHDELVAAGVEVRRAPVKEPWGLIEMWIADPDGTEIVLVEIPADHPLRYRPGI; from the coding sequence ATGATCCACGTACTCAGCAGCCGCACCCTCCTGCGCCCCACCGACCCCGAGCGGTCGCGCGTCTTCTACGGCGAGAAGCTGGGACTTCCCGTCTACCGCGAGTTCGGGACGGGCGATCGCCGGGGCGTCGTGTACTTCCTCGGCGGCGGTTTCCTGGAGGTCGCGGGCCGCTCGGAGACCCCGCCGTCGCCCGCGCTGAAGCTGTGGTTGCAGGTCGCGGACGTGTCGGTGGCGCACGACGAGCTGGTGGCGGCCGGGGTGGAGGTGCGACGGGCGCCGGTGAAGGAGCCGTGGGGGCTGATCGAGATGTGGATCGCCGACCCGGACGGCACGGAGATCGTGCTGGTGGAGATCCCGGCGGACCATCCGCTGCGGTACCGGCCGGGGATCTGA